Proteins from a single region of Candidatus Methanosuratincola sp.:
- a CDS encoding radical SAM protein translates to MVLFVTGICEKSCFYCPLSDVRKGKDVIFADEVPVKNDLEIILECRAIDAEGTGITGGDPLIKARRTLKYVKLLKKEFGREHHIHLYTNGMHAERDLLKKLKDAGLDEIRFHPDRKYWNRIAVAKEVGIYTGAELPAIPGEEGKVKAFIEYLVKVKADFLNLNQLEFAPENALQLIQRGYSLEEGDMSAVKGSEETALSIIKWAVGEGIPLPIHYCPSSVKDAIQTKKRLLRRANNARRPYEEILEDGLVGKVLMRIHSCDPREVRRKLHENAGIPLYAIGVSEDGRFLELHRNFLGLAKKAFKDADFEYIQSYPTFSREKFAGYPC, encoded by the coding sequence ATGGTGCTCTTTGTCACTGGGATTTGCGAGAAGAGCTGTTTCTATTGTCCGCTCAGCGATGTAAGGAAGGGGAAGGACGTGATCTTCGCAGATGAAGTCCCCGTAAAAAATGATCTCGAGATCATACTTGAATGCAGAGCCATTGATGCCGAAGGGACAGGCATCACGGGGGGGGATCCACTGATAAAGGCAAGGAGGACTTTGAAGTATGTGAAGCTGTTAAAAAAGGAATTCGGACGGGAACACCACATCCATCTCTACACCAATGGAATGCATGCGGAGAGAGACCTGCTGAAAAAACTCAAGGATGCAGGTCTCGATGAGATAAGGTTTCACCCTGACAGGAAATATTGGAACAGGATAGCTGTTGCAAAAGAGGTGGGCATCTATACAGGTGCAGAGTTGCCGGCAATACCTGGAGAAGAAGGGAAGGTAAAGGCTTTCATTGAGTATCTAGTGAAGGTAAAAGCAGATTTCCTGAATTTGAATCAATTGGAATTCGCCCCAGAGAACGCCCTCCAGTTGATACAGCGCGGGTATTCTCTGGAAGAGGGCGATATGTCGGCTGTAAAAGGGAGCGAAGAAACGGCGCTCAGCATAATAAAATGGGCAGTTGGGGAAGGCATCCCGTTGCCGATTCACTACTGCCCCAGTTCTGTTAAAGACGCAATCCAAACAAAGAAGCGGCTCCTGAGAAGAGCGAACAATGCCCGTAGACCTTATGAAGAGATTCTTGAAGACGGACTTGTTGGTAAGGTGTTAATGAGGATACATTCATGCGACCCTAGGGAGGTTAGGAGAAAGCTTCACGAAAATGCAGGGATTCCGTTATACGCCATCGGGGTATCAGAAGATGGAAGGTTCCTTGAGCTTCACAGAAATTTCCTTGGGCTGGCAAAAAAAGCCTTTAAAGATGCGGACTTTGAGTATATTCAGTCGTATCCAACATTCTCAAGGGAGAAGTTCGCAGGATACCCTTGCTAG
- a CDS encoding mRNA surveillance protein pelota, producing MRVIEFDKKRGCVEVEVEDEDDLWHLYNIIESGDRICGSTTREIKVSRGDSEERVGRKRVFLCIIVEDTGIQSFTGKLRIRGKIVSAPEDMNILGSYHSFALGPRDRLRIIKENWTSFFEERLDRAVKKSRPKVIVVTLDDQEATIYIIKDYEVHEAVSITSNIPGKYLESSDRSSLKLKYFSSIEEELMRIIKDEAFSIVLAGPGFTKNEFGKYLKERHRGLNLSEESTSTVGTPGVREVMNRGALSKILEDTLIVRDSKLIDELLSRLSKNPKLVAYGLGEVEKSINSGAVEMLLVSDRLIKTAPLDYKRNLEELCKNAEKYGGKVFFIGSEHEKGSQLYNMGGIAALLRFQVS from the coding sequence TTGCGCGTCATAGAATTCGATAAGAAAAGGGGATGTGTCGAGGTAGAGGTAGAGGATGAGGATGACCTGTGGCACCTTTATAACATAATTGAGTCTGGAGACCGGATCTGCGGAAGTACCACGCGTGAGATCAAAGTTTCGAGAGGGGATTCAGAGGAGCGTGTGGGGCGAAAGAGGGTTTTCCTATGCATTATTGTCGAAGACACAGGAATCCAGAGCTTTACAGGAAAACTCAGGATAAGAGGTAAAATTGTTTCGGCTCCTGAAGACATGAATATATTGGGTTCCTATCATTCGTTTGCATTGGGTCCACGTGATCGCCTTAGGATAATTAAAGAGAATTGGACTTCATTCTTTGAAGAACGACTTGACAGGGCAGTAAAAAAATCAAGACCAAAGGTTATAGTTGTGACATTGGACGATCAGGAAGCAACTATTTACATTATAAAGGATTATGAGGTCCACGAGGCCGTTTCAATAACTTCAAACATTCCTGGTAAATACTTGGAAAGTAGTGACAGAAGCTCCTTGAAATTAAAATACTTCAGTTCGATAGAAGAAGAATTGATGAGAATTATCAAGGACGAAGCTTTTAGTATTGTCCTTGCCGGTCCTGGGTTTACAAAGAATGAGTTTGGGAAATATCTGAAGGAGAGACACCGTGGACTCAACCTGTCTGAGGAGTCTACATCTACAGTTGGGACGCCAGGTGTGAGGGAAGTGATGAATAGAGGGGCGCTGTCTAAAATATTGGAAGACACTCTTATAGTCCGGGATTCCAAGCTTATTGATGAGCTCCTGTCGCGCCTTTCTAAAAACCCAAAGTTAGTAGCTTACGGCCTTGGAGAAGTTGAAAAAAGCATCAATAGTGGTGCCGTCGAGATGCTGTTGGTTTCCGATCGCCTGATAAAGACCGCCCCCCTAGATTATAAAAGAAATCTGGAAGAACTCTGCAAGAACGCCGAGAAATACGGCGGGAAGGTCTTTTTCATAGGTAGTGAACACGAGAAAGGCTCCCAGCTCTATAATATGGGTGGGATTGCGGCTCTGCTCCGCTTTCAAGTAAGCTAG
- the rimI gene encoding ribosomal protein S18-alanine N-acetyltransferase encodes MSDRDYDIRDARTEDLDSIYQIELSSFPDPYPRGLLKAFFFIPGSIVVAVSRGEVVGYAIGIIREDDLGHIVSIAVAENIRRRGVGKLLLMELIARLSRSGVKRIVLEVRKSNIEAKRLYHKFGFKKKKEITGYYKDGETAEVMELTL; translated from the coding sequence ATGTCTGATCGTGACTACGATATAAGAGATGCCAGAACTGAAGATTTGGATTCGATCTATCAGATTGAATTGAGCTCATTCCCCGATCCGTACCCGCGAGGTCTCTTGAAAGCTTTCTTTTTCATACCAGGGTCCATTGTCGTAGCCGTCTCTAGAGGGGAGGTTGTCGGTTATGCCATCGGAATAATAAGGGAGGATGATTTAGGGCACATAGTTTCAATTGCTGTCGCCGAGAACATCAGGAGGCGCGGTGTTGGTAAATTGCTCCTTATGGAGCTCATAGCCAGGCTTTCTAGATCGGGTGTAAAGAGGATTGTCTTGGAGGTGAGAAAGTCCAATATTGAGGCAAAGAGGCTCTATCATAAGTTTGGGTTCAAGAAGAAGAAAGAAATTACAGGATATTATAAAGATGGGGAGACTGCCGAGGTAATGGAACTCACTTTATGA
- the dnaG gene encoding DNA primase DnaG: MGGTPTTAKYTIYANIEIDGVVDKPDVIGAIFGQTEGLLGEDLDLRELQKSGRIGRIQVDMESKSGKSFGEVVIPSSLDRVETAIIAAAIETIDKVGPCTARVEIKKIEDVREEKRRKIIDRARDILIHWETEGAFEIKELSEEIMKSVRVHAIGKYGPDNLPCGPDVDKSDTVIVTEGRADVVNMLRHGYKNVIGMDGASVPDTIKDLSKKKTIIAFVDGDRGGELILRELFQVADIDYVARAPPGKEVEDLTGKELAKYLRAKIPAEQYLLMMGEKKREHAPEAEVKTKQSKVEEQVVSLPESQKLVETEKPTKPEPEKPEPRIEIPEVQLEKLRSLVKELQGSLEGVLTDEGFEVKQKVAVRELAELLQNSETKPFAVIFDGVVTQRLLDISNSKGVSYLVGARIGNIAKRPQNIKIMVFDEIIK; this comes from the coding sequence ATGGGCGGCACGCCAACAACTGCAAAGTATACTATTTACGCAAATATAGAAATCGACGGGGTAGTCGACAAGCCGGATGTGATCGGGGCGATATTCGGACAGACCGAGGGCCTCCTGGGCGAGGATTTGGATCTCAGAGAACTACAGAAAAGCGGGCGCATAGGCAGAATTCAGGTGGACATGGAATCGAAATCCGGAAAGTCATTCGGCGAGGTCGTCATACCTTCGAGTCTGGATCGCGTTGAAACTGCTATTATTGCAGCGGCGATCGAGACCATAGACAAAGTGGGACCTTGCACGGCAAGGGTCGAGATCAAAAAAATTGAGGATGTTAGGGAAGAAAAGAGGCGCAAGATAATTGACAGGGCACGCGACATACTGATCCATTGGGAGACAGAAGGCGCCTTCGAAATTAAGGAGCTGTCCGAGGAGATCATGAAGTCTGTCAGGGTTCACGCAATAGGCAAATACGGTCCTGACAACTTGCCATGCGGTCCTGACGTAGACAAATCCGACACGGTCATAGTCACTGAGGGACGCGCGGACGTAGTAAACATGCTTCGCCATGGTTACAAGAATGTGATAGGGATGGATGGCGCCTCAGTACCGGATACGATTAAAGACCTCAGCAAGAAGAAAACCATAATTGCGTTTGTGGATGGCGATCGGGGAGGAGAGCTAATCCTGCGTGAGTTGTTCCAAGTTGCCGACATTGATTACGTTGCCAGGGCGCCTCCAGGAAAAGAAGTCGAGGACTTGACTGGGAAAGAGCTTGCCAAGTACCTGAGGGCAAAGATACCTGCTGAACAGTACCTGCTCATGATGGGCGAGAAGAAGAGAGAACACGCCCCTGAAGCCGAAGTGAAGACAAAACAATCCAAAGTCGAAGAGCAAGTCGTAAGCTTGCCCGAATCGCAAAAGCTCGTTGAAACAGAGAAGCCAACGAAGCCTGAACCAGAAAAACCAGAGCCACGTATAGAGATCCCTGAGGTTCAGCTTGAGAAGCTCCGCTCGCTGGTTAAAGAGCTGCAGGGCAGTCTTGAGGGTGTGCTGACCGACGAGGGTTTCGAAGTCAAACAAAAAGTTGCAGTAAGAGAGCTCGCTGAACTGTTGCAGAACTCAGAGACCAAGCCGTTCGCAGTCATATTCGACGGAGTGGTGACACAGCGTCTGCTTGACATTTCAAATAGCAAAGGGGTATCCTATCTGGTAGGTGCAAGGATCGGGAACATCGCAAAGAGGCCTCAGAACATAAAAATCATGGTATTCGACGAAATCATAAAGTGA
- a CDS encoding tyrosine--tRNA ligase encodes MDVESRVELIARNALEMITREDAVNILQTSSSPKGYIGVEPSGLFHLGWLIWVNKFRDMMAAGINMTLLEATWHAWINDKFGGDLKKIHACSKYIEHSLIALGVDLSKVNVVKADEVIEDKEYWEGILRTAKQLSLSRIKRAVTIMGRKEDEASIDFSKLIYPCMQVEDIFYLDLDFCLGGMDQRRAHVLAREVAEANSIKKPVAIHTPLLSALQGVGRMDVSGDEEGMIDVKMSKSKPDTCIFIHDSPEQIRSKIASAYCPPKTVEMNPVLDIAKYILMWEKPFELKRPAKYGGSVSFERPNELVEAYRAGLVHPLDLKNGVSEGLISLLDPVRRYFSSNPEASELLRLIRP; translated from the coding sequence ATGGATGTAGAGTCAAGGGTTGAGCTGATAGCCAGGAACGCTCTTGAAATGATCACAAGAGAGGACGCAGTAAACATATTACAAACATCCTCGTCTCCAAAGGGATACATCGGAGTAGAACCGTCGGGTCTTTTCCATTTAGGGTGGCTCATCTGGGTAAACAAGTTCAGGGATATGATGGCGGCCGGAATCAACATGACCCTTCTGGAGGCTACCTGGCATGCTTGGATCAACGACAAATTCGGCGGGGACCTCAAAAAGATCCATGCCTGTTCAAAATATATTGAGCATTCTCTAATTGCGCTAGGCGTCGACCTCTCTAAGGTAAACGTTGTAAAGGCAGATGAGGTTATTGAAGACAAAGAGTACTGGGAGGGGATCTTGAGAACCGCAAAACAGCTCTCCCTCTCCAGAATTAAAAGAGCCGTCACAATTATGGGGAGAAAGGAGGACGAAGCTTCAATCGACTTCTCCAAGCTCATATACCCCTGCATGCAGGTGGAGGACATTTTCTACTTGGACCTGGACTTCTGTCTGGGAGGCATGGATCAGCGGCGTGCACACGTCCTTGCAAGGGAAGTCGCTGAAGCTAATTCCATTAAAAAGCCAGTCGCCATCCATACACCTCTCCTCTCTGCCCTCCAAGGAGTGGGTAGGATGGATGTTTCAGGTGATGAAGAGGGCATGATCGATGTGAAGATGAGCAAATCGAAGCCCGACACATGTATATTCATTCACGACTCGCCGGAACAGATCCGTTCCAAGATAGCCTCTGCCTACTGCCCCCCAAAGACCGTAGAAATGAATCCCGTCTTGGACATCGCCAAATACATACTGATGTGGGAAAAACCGTTTGAGTTGAAACGCCCTGCCAAATACGGCGGCAGCGTCTCGTTTGAGAGACCAAATGAACTTGTTGAAGCGTACAGGGCGGGTCTTGTTCACCCTCTAGACTTGAAGAATGGCGTCTCCGAGGGGCTGATATCGCTCTTGGATCCTGTTAGACGGTACTTCAGCTCTAATCCGGAAGCATCCGAGCTGTTGCGCCTCATCCGTCCGTGA
- the pheT gene encoding phenylalanine--tRNA ligase subunit beta, translating into MVELPIISLNKADLLSLVGKDLSFSELEDLLTLMKCELESSNEEEIIVEVTSDRPDLFSAEGMSRAVRNYLGTGSFYNYRKHPGPPIELIVSESVSSVRPMIVAAAIRGVSLNEEALRQIMQLQEKLHNTYGSNRRKASIGVYDLDKISPPLSYEARSPEEIRFMPLEHTSEMNGREILELTPKGKEYGDIISKSPLYPLLLDSKGKVLSMPPIINSEETRVSETTTNLLIDVTGLDMRSISICLNIMATSALERGGSLQSVEVKYKDKTLRTPIFAESFQDIDLARAREISGLDLAISEVDSLLKRMGYETEVLHDGAIRAKIPPYRVDILHEVDLIEDVMMAYGLNRVVPLFPRVHTIGKPLEGSRLRKRVRDLMIGMGFIEVATYVLSSRDLMVTRPMLQERPLVEVVKPVSSEYAVLRDMLLPKLLGFMSANAHVDYPQRIFEYGPAVIVENGSPKMVYHLGTVASDACVSFEEIQAVASSLFKNLSKEVEFKKKSSNLFIDGRVASINIDGKEIGILGEIHPQILVNFGLFNPAVAMEVDFSKLMYLESLFRG; encoded by the coding sequence GTGGTAGAGTTGCCTATAATATCCTTGAATAAGGCAGACCTCTTATCACTTGTGGGGAAGGATCTCTCTTTTTCAGAGCTTGAAGACCTTTTAACGTTGATGAAGTGCGAATTAGAGTCTTCCAATGAAGAAGAAATAATTGTAGAGGTCACCTCAGACAGGCCTGACCTTTTCAGCGCAGAGGGCATGTCGAGGGCTGTTAGAAATTACCTCGGAACCGGCTCATTTTATAATTATAGGAAACATCCCGGTCCCCCAATCGAACTAATTGTATCAGAATCCGTGAGCTCCGTGCGCCCCATGATAGTGGCGGCAGCAATAAGGGGAGTATCGTTGAATGAAGAGGCATTGCGGCAGATAATGCAGCTGCAGGAGAAGCTACATAATACATACGGATCAAACAGGAGAAAGGCCTCAATAGGTGTTTATGATCTGGACAAGATCTCCCCTCCTTTATCCTACGAAGCGAGATCGCCTGAAGAAATTCGATTTATGCCATTGGAGCACACTTCAGAAATGAACGGAAGAGAAATACTTGAACTCACCCCGAAAGGGAAAGAGTACGGAGATATAATCTCAAAAAGCCCTCTATACCCCCTTTTGTTAGATTCAAAGGGGAAAGTCCTTTCAATGCCCCCCATTATAAATAGCGAAGAGACCCGGGTCTCTGAAACAACTACCAACCTCTTAATTGACGTTACAGGTCTAGATATGCGGTCTATTAGCATATGCCTTAACATCATGGCAACATCCGCTCTTGAGAGAGGGGGTTCACTGCAGTCTGTCGAGGTAAAATACAAAGACAAGACTCTAAGAACGCCGATCTTCGCCGAGTCTTTTCAGGACATTGATCTGGCAAGGGCAAGGGAGATCTCCGGCTTAGACCTTGCAATTTCGGAGGTCGACTCTCTGCTAAAGCGGATGGGGTACGAGACCGAAGTGCTCCATGACGGAGCAATCCGTGCAAAAATACCGCCCTATAGGGTGGATATACTCCATGAAGTCGATCTAATAGAGGACGTGATGATGGCCTACGGCCTTAATCGTGTCGTCCCCCTGTTCCCTCGAGTTCATACAATCGGGAAGCCATTAGAGGGGAGCAGGCTACGGAAAAGAGTCAGGGATCTGATGATCGGCATGGGCTTCATAGAAGTGGCAACATATGTTCTTAGTAGCCGTGATCTGATGGTAACTAGACCGATGCTTCAAGAACGCCCGCTGGTCGAGGTAGTAAAGCCCGTGTCATCGGAATATGCGGTGCTCCGTGACATGTTGCTACCAAAACTGTTGGGCTTCATGTCGGCAAATGCACATGTAGATTATCCGCAAAGAATCTTTGAATACGGACCAGCGGTCATAGTCGAAAATGGATCACCAAAAATGGTATATCACCTCGGTACTGTTGCAAGCGATGCATGTGTGAGTTTCGAAGAGATCCAGGCAGTGGCATCTTCGCTGTTCAAAAACCTTTCTAAAGAGGTTGAATTCAAAAAGAAATCGTCCAACCTGTTTATAGATGGCAGAGTCGCAAGTATCAACATCGATGGCAAAGAAATCGGAATACTTGGTGAAATTCACCCGCAGATCTTAGTCAATTTTGGTCTTTTCAATCCCGCCGTCGCGATGGAAGTTGATTTCTCCAAATTGATGTATTTGGAAAGTTTATTTCGGGGCTGA
- a CDS encoding phenylalanine--tRNA ligase subunit alpha, giving the protein MSLSQSEVEFLNALDLLGGKADSSTIASKMGIPESSIFPLSSLLAQKGYVRITEFIKEKFFLTDEGDYCASKGMPETRLMTFLKQKGGQAALKELSAVLKQNEISPVLGWGKKTGAFSIEKKPDGTYVILKKDVLQYYDFLLTKIKNGSNSLDETERALLRDLISRGLVTKKDQKEITVELIPGTPLDRKATASVLTSEDIKSGKWREIRLRPYEVSASPPELKIGKKHPYIEFLEEVKEILFNMGFEETEGQFVETEFWNFDVLFQAQDHPARAVHDSFQVKNISVSIDAPKELIESVRAVHESGGNTGSKGWGYKWDILTATRPLLRTQMTVNSVRYLYSHKDPPVKAFSLSKVFRPDVIDSRHMVEFCQLDGIVGDRGINVRHLLGILQEFSRQLGFKRIKFRPSYYPFTEPSIDAYVEHPKLGWIECLGAGMFRPEVLGPLGINFPVIAWGIGIDRLAMIRLGVNDIRELHSNDLGKLRSWGWW; this is encoded by the coding sequence ATGTCTCTTAGTCAATCAGAAGTTGAATTCCTCAATGCCCTCGATCTGCTCGGAGGGAAGGCAGACTCCTCGACCATTGCTAGTAAGATGGGGATACCTGAAAGCTCCATTTTCCCCCTCTCAAGCCTTTTGGCACAAAAAGGATATGTCAGGATCACCGAATTCATAAAGGAAAAATTCTTTCTGACTGATGAAGGTGACTACTGCGCATCAAAAGGTATGCCTGAAACAAGGCTGATGACCTTCCTGAAGCAAAAAGGAGGTCAGGCCGCCCTGAAGGAGTTATCCGCCGTCCTAAAACAGAATGAAATCTCCCCTGTGCTCGGTTGGGGAAAAAAAACTGGGGCGTTCTCGATAGAGAAGAAACCCGATGGCACATATGTTATTCTGAAAAAAGACGTGCTTCAGTATTATGATTTTCTGCTGACAAAAATCAAAAACGGCTCAAATTCTTTAGACGAAACAGAGCGCGCTCTTTTGCGAGACCTGATCTCCAGAGGGTTAGTTACCAAGAAAGACCAAAAAGAAATTACCGTTGAATTAATCCCGGGAACCCCGCTGGATCGCAAGGCAACTGCGAGCGTTTTGACTTCTGAAGACATAAAGAGCGGAAAATGGCGCGAAATCCGCTTGCGCCCTTATGAGGTCTCCGCCTCCCCACCGGAGCTCAAGATCGGGAAAAAGCACCCCTATATTGAGTTTCTAGAGGAAGTAAAGGAGATCCTTTTCAACATGGGGTTCGAGGAGACTGAAGGTCAATTTGTGGAGACCGAATTTTGGAATTTCGATGTGCTCTTTCAGGCTCAAGACCATCCGGCACGCGCAGTCCATGACAGCTTCCAGGTTAAGAACATCTCCGTAAGTATTGACGCTCCCAAAGAACTCATCGAATCCGTGAGGGCCGTCCATGAATCAGGGGGGAATACGGGCTCGAAAGGGTGGGGGTATAAATGGGACATTCTTACAGCAACCCGCCCTCTGCTTAGGACTCAGATGACCGTCAATTCTGTCCGCTACTTGTACTCTCACAAGGATCCTCCAGTCAAGGCATTCAGCCTCTCAAAAGTCTTCAGACCAGACGTAATCGATTCGCGTCATATGGTCGAATTTTGTCAGCTTGACGGGATAGTTGGAGATCGAGGAATAAATGTAAGGCATCTGCTCGGGATCCTGCAGGAATTTTCGAGGCAGCTGGGATTCAAACGCATAAAGTTCAGACCGAGTTATTATCCGTTCACAGAACCTAGTATCGATGCCTATGTCGAGCACCCTAAGTTGGGTTGGATAGAGTGTCTGGGGGCAGGCATGTTCCGCCCAGAGGTCTTGGGGCCTCTCGGGATAAACTTCCCAGTGATAGCCTGGGGAATTGGGATAGATCGATTAGCCATGATCCGGTTAGGCGTCAATGATATCCGAGAGCTCCATTCAAACGACCTCGGCAAGCTCAGAAGTTGGGGGTGGTGGTAG
- a CDS encoding pantetheine-phosphate adenylyltransferase — protein MAVGGTFDHFHEGHASLLLRAFDLGELIIIGVTSDAFAEKLGKKGIQDFNQRIGQVKAFLIVKNLIERAQLIELNDEFGPLLDDPKICGIVVTQETLGNAERANRIRAEKNMPLLKIFVQEFLLAKDGKPISSSRIRNKEIDERGYVLRKD, from the coding sequence GTGGCAGTCGGAGGCACATTCGATCATTTTCACGAGGGGCACGCCTCTCTTTTGTTGAGGGCATTCGATCTAGGCGAGCTCATTATAATCGGCGTAACTTCAGATGCCTTCGCTGAAAAGTTGGGAAAAAAAGGGATACAGGATTTTAACCAAAGGATAGGTCAAGTGAAAGCCTTTCTTATCGTAAAGAACCTTATAGAAAGAGCGCAGCTGATTGAGCTGAATGACGAATTTGGGCCACTCCTAGACGACCCTAAAATATGCGGGATAGTGGTGACGCAGGAAACGCTTGGGAATGCCGAGAGGGCGAACCGAATAAGGGCCGAGAAGAATATGCCGCTCTTGAAGATATTCGTCCAAGAGTTCTTGCTTGCAAAAGACGGCAAACCGATCTCATCCTCGAGGATAAGGAATAAAGAGATAGATGAAAGAGGTTATGTGTTAAGAAAGGATTGA
- a CDS encoding DUF2614 family zinc ribbon-containing protein, with amino-acid sequence MPKTQKRNTMISIILTLIAFVLFISISIFEELAEMSMMIMIIGVVLLASSWAVYFLTGKPAPKEEVENVITVIACRSCGQLEERSFAQGDYIFKDMGQCKKCSGSSFIKSIYSVSPKKE; translated from the coding sequence ATGCCAAAAACACAAAAAAGGAATACAATGATATCGATAATCCTTACACTAATCGCATTTGTGCTGTTTATTTCAATATCGATCTTTGAAGAGTTGGCTGAAATGAGTATGATGATTATGATTATAGGTGTCGTGCTGCTCGCCTCGTCTTGGGCCGTATATTTCTTGACTGGAAAACCGGCTCCAAAAGAAGAAGTAGAGAACGTAATCACGGTTATTGCATGTAGAAGCTGTGGGCAGCTAGAGGAAAGGAGTTTTGCGCAGGGGGATTATATCTTCAAGGATATGGGGCAATGCAAAAAATGCTCAGGATCTTCATTCATAAAATCAATCTACTCGGTTTCCCCTAAGAAGGAATAA
- a CDS encoding DUF1512 domain-containing protein — protein MLPITQGLFGGGDMTSVVLNIVWMLLFFAVIITFNQRLQLYSYQRNVEKAVTRLEELATKSKEDAINSIKTFASEGIDLRGNVSGFLEFFTIEPVSLDPFGVLKRLEHLLDVRRSRSVEFVSQIAPKATKTERENIEVILEAATAVNYIYKVVRHFLLLGKKTKSLMIFVQLDMQLPMIMKQAEAYYAAQTTFTAGKPIGDGLGPLVASKLILGSPQKRIAEDIIYSEIEIEKRKVIVLKAEGPGGVVGKPGEAVRELVEGLEGKVSRIIMIDAASKLEGENTGEVVEGVGAAIGDPGPEKYKIEEVAVKYKIPIDAIVCKMGLEEALTTIKKEIVEASDLIVERVKKIIAERTKEGDTVIVAGIGNTMGVGQ, from the coding sequence TTGCTTCCCATAACCCAGGGCCTTTTCGGTGGAGGCGACATGACCTCCGTAGTACTTAACATAGTGTGGATGCTCCTGTTCTTCGCGGTGATCATCACTTTTAATCAGAGGTTACAGCTCTATTCCTATCAGAGGAATGTCGAGAAAGCAGTAACACGCCTAGAAGAGCTTGCGACAAAGAGCAAAGAGGATGCGATTAACAGCATTAAAACATTTGCATCTGAGGGAATAGACCTGCGTGGGAATGTGTCGGGCTTCCTTGAATTCTTCACGATCGAACCTGTGAGCTTGGATCCTTTTGGTGTACTTAAAAGGCTGGAGCACTTGCTTGACGTTAGGCGTTCGCGTTCAGTAGAATTTGTATCCCAGATCGCCCCGAAGGCAACCAAGACCGAAAGAGAGAATATTGAAGTGATACTGGAAGCAGCCACCGCAGTGAATTATATATACAAAGTTGTGAGGCATTTCTTGCTTCTAGGCAAGAAAACAAAGAGTCTTATGATTTTTGTCCAGCTTGACATGCAATTACCCATGATAATGAAACAGGCTGAGGCATACTATGCTGCCCAGACGACATTCACCGCTGGAAAACCTATAGGCGATGGGCTGGGACCGCTTGTAGCATCTAAACTGATACTCGGATCTCCTCAAAAGAGGATTGCAGAGGACATCATATACTCTGAGATCGAAATCGAAAAGAGGAAAGTCATTGTGCTCAAGGCGGAAGGCCCAGGAGGAGTTGTCGGAAAGCCAGGTGAGGCAGTCAGGGAACTAGTAGAAGGGTTGGAAGGCAAAGTCAGCCGAATAATAATGATCGATGCCGCCTCAAAATTGGAGGGCGAAAACACTGGCGAAGTAGTTGAAGGGGTAGGGGCCGCTATAGGAGATCCTGGGCCTGAGAAGTATAAGATAGAAGAGGTCGCGGTGAAGTATAAGATCCCGATCGACGCGATCGTCTGCAAGATGGGTCTCGAGGAGGCATTAACGACAATAAAGAAGGAGATCGTTGAGGCTTCCGACCTAATCGTTGAGAGAGTAAAGAAAATAATCGCCGAAAGGACCAAGGAAGGGGATACGGTGATTGTCGCAGGCATCGGCAACACTATGGGAGTCGGGCAGTGA
- a CDS encoding Lrp/AsnC ligand binding domain-containing protein, with protein MPLAFVLVNVEAGTDREVLENIKKIPEVKTAYMVYGVYDIIVMIESDTLEKLREMVTKKIRQLDKVRSTMTMIVMEEVQ; from the coding sequence ATGCCCCTCGCCTTTGTATTGGTTAATGTCGAAGCGGGAACAGACAGAGAAGTGCTTGAAAACATAAAGAAGATACCTGAAGTCAAAACAGCTTACATGGTTTATGGTGTCTACGATATCATTGTTATGATCGAATCCGATACCCTTGAGAAGCTAAGAGAGATGGTGACCAAGAAAATCCGGCAGCTAGACAAGGTAAGATCCACGATGACCATGATAGTTATGGAAGAGGTCCAGTAA